The Sulfurimonas sp. genome includes the window ATAGTTTAGTTTTACCAACACTATGTCCATCTGAAAGTATAAAACTAATAGAATCATTAAAGTAGATATTTTTGAATTCACTATCATTAGAATAAATTTTGATAAATTTCATTTTAATAGCACCTTGTCTTCATTTTTTTTGTATTCAATTTTATTAAACATGTATAAGAAATTAAGACTAAAAATAAAACTTTTGTCTGATATTTTTAATTTATTCTTTAACCTAAGTAGAACATTACTGATTTTGTCTTCTTGATTATGTATATCTTTTAAATCATTAATAATATATTTTGATACAACTAAGATATCTTCATTTAAGGGTTTAAGTTTGTGTGGTTTAATATAAGTCATTATTTATCCCCTATAAAGCATTCTCTGTATAGAAAGAATAGTAATAGTTTCATTACATCTTTATCATCACCCTTTAAGCCTTTTGTGTGCTCTTGTATCAAAATATTAAATATATTAGGCGTTAATTTATGACTTTTTCTATCTTGATGAGAATAAATAAAAAGTTTCAATGTATCGCTAGCAGAATCTATATCATCATATAGTGAATTATCAATCACAAATTTTTCTAAAATTTCTATTTTACTT containing:
- a CDS encoding ABC-three component system middle component 8, producing the protein MTYIKPHKLKPLNEDILVVSKYIINDLKDIHNQEDKISNVLLRLKNKLKISDKSFIFSLNFLYMFNKIEYKKNEDKVLLK